A DNA window from Camelina sativa cultivar DH55 chromosome 13, Cs, whole genome shotgun sequence contains the following coding sequences:
- the LOC104735192 gene encoding pollen-specific protein SF21 isoform X3, with translation MADSSDSVSIDMEALSLGGQEHLVETTYGPVCVAVCGDPDKPALITYPDIGLNYMFCFQGLLFCPEASSLLLHNFCIYHISPLGHESLQLGAPIISVDAPLLSADDLADQIVEVLNFFGLGAVMCMGVTAGAYILTLFAMKYRQRVLGLILISPLCQAPSWSEWLCNKVLSNLLYYYGTCGVVKELLLKRYFSKEVRGNGQVPESDIVQECRRLLCERQSTNVWRFLEAINGRVDLSEGLRKLQCRTLIFIGENSAYHSEAVHMTTKLDRRYGALVEVQGSGSLVSEEQPQAMVIPMEYFLMGYGLYRPTQSVSPRSPLSPTRISPELLSPENMGLKLKPIKTRLAL, from the exons atGGCGGATTCAAGCGATTCTGTCTCCATTGATATGGAGGCATTGTCTCTTGGAGGACag gaaCACCTTGTGGAGACTACTTATGGCCCTGTATGTGTTGCCGTTTGCGGAGATCCTGATAAACCTGCTCTTATCACATATCCTGATATTGGCTTAAACT ATATGTTCTGTTTTCAAGGATTATTGTTTTGTCCTGAAGCTAGTTCCTTGTTACTCCACAACTTTTGCATATATCACATCAGTCCTCTTGGCCATGAG TCATTGCAGTTGGGAGCTCCGATAATCAGTGTTGATGCTCCTTTGCTCTCTGCTGATGACTTAGCCGACCAGATTGTTGAGGTTCTTAATTTTTTCGG ACTTGGTGCAGTAATGTGTATGGGTGTCACTGCAGGAGCTTACATTCTGACCTTATTTGCT ATGAAGTACAGGCAGAGAGTTCTGGGTTTAATACTTATCTCTCCACTGTGCCAAGCGCCTTCTTGGTCAGAATGGTTGTGCAATAAG GTTCTGTCTAATTTACTCTACTACTATGGCACGTGTGGAGTGGTTAAGGAATTGTTACTAAAACGGTACTTCAGCAAG GAAGTTCGAGGTAATGGTCAAGTTCCAGAATCGGATATTGTTCAAGAATGCAGAAGG TTACTTTGTGAGCGGCAGAGTACAAATGTATGGAGATTCCTTGAGGCAATCAACGG GAGAGTGGATCTTAGTGAAGGTTTAAGGAAATTGCAATGCAGAACTCTCATATTCATCGGTGAAAATTCTGCATACCACTCCGAGGCCGTTCACATGACCACCAAACTAGACAGACGATATGGTGCATTAGTCGAG GTGCAGGGAAGTGGGTCGTTGGTAAGTGAAGAACAACCACAGGCGATGGTAATACCAATGGAATACTTTTTGATGGGATATGGCTTGTATCGTCCGACACAGAGCGTAAGTCCGAGAAGTCCTTTGAGCCCAACCCGAATCTCTCCCGAGCTTCTCTCCCCTGAGAACATGGGCTTAAAACTCAAGCCAATTAAGACAAGACTCGCTCTATAG
- the LOC104735192 gene encoding pollen-specific protein SF21 isoform X2, with product MADSSDSVSIDMEALSLGGQEHLVETTYGPVCVAVCGDPDKPALITYPDIGLNYMFCFQGLLFCPEASSLLLHNFCIYHISPLGHELGAPIISVDAPLLSADDLADQIVEVLNFFGLGAVMCMGVTAGAYILTLFAVSTVMMKYRQRVLGLILISPLCQAPSWSEWLCNKVLSNLLYYYGTCGVVKELLLKRYFSKEVRGNGQVPESDIVQECRRLLCERQSTNVWRFLEAINGRVDLSEGLRKLQCRTLIFIGENSAYHSEAVHMTTKLDRRYGALVEVQGSGSLVSEEQPQAMVIPMEYFLMGYGLYRPTQSVSPRSPLSPTRISPELLSPENMGLKLKPIKTRLAL from the exons atGGCGGATTCAAGCGATTCTGTCTCCATTGATATGGAGGCATTGTCTCTTGGAGGACag gaaCACCTTGTGGAGACTACTTATGGCCCTGTATGTGTTGCCGTTTGCGGAGATCCTGATAAACCTGCTCTTATCACATATCCTGATATTGGCTTAAACT ATATGTTCTGTTTTCAAGGATTATTGTTTTGTCCTGAAGCTAGTTCCTTGTTACTCCACAACTTTTGCATATATCACATCAGTCCTCTTGGCCATGAG TTGGGAGCTCCGATAATCAGTGTTGATGCTCCTTTGCTCTCTGCTGATGACTTAGCCGACCAGATTGTTGAGGTTCTTAATTTTTTCGG ACTTGGTGCAGTAATGTGTATGGGTGTCACTGCAGGAGCTTACATTCTGACCTTATTTGCTGTAAGTACAGTAATG ATGAAGTACAGGCAGAGAGTTCTGGGTTTAATACTTATCTCTCCACTGTGCCAAGCGCCTTCTTGGTCAGAATGGTTGTGCAATAAG GTTCTGTCTAATTTACTCTACTACTATGGCACGTGTGGAGTGGTTAAGGAATTGTTACTAAAACGGTACTTCAGCAAG GAAGTTCGAGGTAATGGTCAAGTTCCAGAATCGGATATTGTTCAAGAATGCAGAAGG TTACTTTGTGAGCGGCAGAGTACAAATGTATGGAGATTCCTTGAGGCAATCAACGG GAGAGTGGATCTTAGTGAAGGTTTAAGGAAATTGCAATGCAGAACTCTCATATTCATCGGTGAAAATTCTGCATACCACTCCGAGGCCGTTCACATGACCACCAAACTAGACAGACGATATGGTGCATTAGTCGAG GTGCAGGGAAGTGGGTCGTTGGTAAGTGAAGAACAACCACAGGCGATGGTAATACCAATGGAATACTTTTTGATGGGATATGGCTTGTATCGTCCGACACAGAGCGTAAGTCCGAGAAGTCCTTTGAGCCCAACCCGAATCTCTCCCGAGCTTCTCTCCCCTGAGAACATGGGCTTAAAACTCAAGCCAATTAAGACAAGACTCGCTCTATAG
- the LOC104735192 gene encoding pollen-specific protein SF21 isoform X4, whose protein sequence is MADSSDSVSIDMEALSLGGQEHLVETTYGPVCVAVCGDPDKPALITYPDIGLNYMFCFQGLLFCPEASSLLLHNFCIYHISPLGHELGAPIISVDAPLLSADDLADQIVEVLNFFGLGAVMCMGVTAGAYILTLFAMKYRQRVLGLILISPLCQAPSWSEWLCNKVLSNLLYYYGTCGVVKELLLKRYFSKEVRGNGQVPESDIVQECRRLLCERQSTNVWRFLEAINGRVDLSEGLRKLQCRTLIFIGENSAYHSEAVHMTTKLDRRYGALVEVQGSGSLVSEEQPQAMVIPMEYFLMGYGLYRPTQSVSPRSPLSPTRISPELLSPENMGLKLKPIKTRLAL, encoded by the exons atGGCGGATTCAAGCGATTCTGTCTCCATTGATATGGAGGCATTGTCTCTTGGAGGACag gaaCACCTTGTGGAGACTACTTATGGCCCTGTATGTGTTGCCGTTTGCGGAGATCCTGATAAACCTGCTCTTATCACATATCCTGATATTGGCTTAAACT ATATGTTCTGTTTTCAAGGATTATTGTTTTGTCCTGAAGCTAGTTCCTTGTTACTCCACAACTTTTGCATATATCACATCAGTCCTCTTGGCCATGAG TTGGGAGCTCCGATAATCAGTGTTGATGCTCCTTTGCTCTCTGCTGATGACTTAGCCGACCAGATTGTTGAGGTTCTTAATTTTTTCGG ACTTGGTGCAGTAATGTGTATGGGTGTCACTGCAGGAGCTTACATTCTGACCTTATTTGCT ATGAAGTACAGGCAGAGAGTTCTGGGTTTAATACTTATCTCTCCACTGTGCCAAGCGCCTTCTTGGTCAGAATGGTTGTGCAATAAG GTTCTGTCTAATTTACTCTACTACTATGGCACGTGTGGAGTGGTTAAGGAATTGTTACTAAAACGGTACTTCAGCAAG GAAGTTCGAGGTAATGGTCAAGTTCCAGAATCGGATATTGTTCAAGAATGCAGAAGG TTACTTTGTGAGCGGCAGAGTACAAATGTATGGAGATTCCTTGAGGCAATCAACGG GAGAGTGGATCTTAGTGAAGGTTTAAGGAAATTGCAATGCAGAACTCTCATATTCATCGGTGAAAATTCTGCATACCACTCCGAGGCCGTTCACATGACCACCAAACTAGACAGACGATATGGTGCATTAGTCGAG GTGCAGGGAAGTGGGTCGTTGGTAAGTGAAGAACAACCACAGGCGATGGTAATACCAATGGAATACTTTTTGATGGGATATGGCTTGTATCGTCCGACACAGAGCGTAAGTCCGAGAAGTCCTTTGAGCCCAACCCGAATCTCTCCCGAGCTTCTCTCCCCTGAGAACATGGGCTTAAAACTCAAGCCAATTAAGACAAGACTCGCTCTATAG
- the LOC104735192 gene encoding pollen-specific protein SF21 isoform X1 gives MADSSDSVSIDMEALSLGGQEHLVETTYGPVCVAVCGDPDKPALITYPDIGLNYMFCFQGLLFCPEASSLLLHNFCIYHISPLGHESLQLGAPIISVDAPLLSADDLADQIVEVLNFFGLGAVMCMGVTAGAYILTLFAVSTVMMKYRQRVLGLILISPLCQAPSWSEWLCNKVLSNLLYYYGTCGVVKELLLKRYFSKEVRGNGQVPESDIVQECRRLLCERQSTNVWRFLEAINGRVDLSEGLRKLQCRTLIFIGENSAYHSEAVHMTTKLDRRYGALVEVQGSGSLVSEEQPQAMVIPMEYFLMGYGLYRPTQSVSPRSPLSPTRISPELLSPENMGLKLKPIKTRLAL, from the exons atGGCGGATTCAAGCGATTCTGTCTCCATTGATATGGAGGCATTGTCTCTTGGAGGACag gaaCACCTTGTGGAGACTACTTATGGCCCTGTATGTGTTGCCGTTTGCGGAGATCCTGATAAACCTGCTCTTATCACATATCCTGATATTGGCTTAAACT ATATGTTCTGTTTTCAAGGATTATTGTTTTGTCCTGAAGCTAGTTCCTTGTTACTCCACAACTTTTGCATATATCACATCAGTCCTCTTGGCCATGAG TCATTGCAGTTGGGAGCTCCGATAATCAGTGTTGATGCTCCTTTGCTCTCTGCTGATGACTTAGCCGACCAGATTGTTGAGGTTCTTAATTTTTTCGG ACTTGGTGCAGTAATGTGTATGGGTGTCACTGCAGGAGCTTACATTCTGACCTTATTTGCTGTAAGTACAGTAATG ATGAAGTACAGGCAGAGAGTTCTGGGTTTAATACTTATCTCTCCACTGTGCCAAGCGCCTTCTTGGTCAGAATGGTTGTGCAATAAG GTTCTGTCTAATTTACTCTACTACTATGGCACGTGTGGAGTGGTTAAGGAATTGTTACTAAAACGGTACTTCAGCAAG GAAGTTCGAGGTAATGGTCAAGTTCCAGAATCGGATATTGTTCAAGAATGCAGAAGG TTACTTTGTGAGCGGCAGAGTACAAATGTATGGAGATTCCTTGAGGCAATCAACGG GAGAGTGGATCTTAGTGAAGGTTTAAGGAAATTGCAATGCAGAACTCTCATATTCATCGGTGAAAATTCTGCATACCACTCCGAGGCCGTTCACATGACCACCAAACTAGACAGACGATATGGTGCATTAGTCGAG GTGCAGGGAAGTGGGTCGTTGGTAAGTGAAGAACAACCACAGGCGATGGTAATACCAATGGAATACTTTTTGATGGGATATGGCTTGTATCGTCCGACACAGAGCGTAAGTCCGAGAAGTCCTTTGAGCCCAACCCGAATCTCTCCCGAGCTTCTCTCCCCTGAGAACATGGGCTTAAAACTCAAGCCAATTAAGACAAGACTCGCTCTATAG
- the LOC104735193 gene encoding K(+) efflux antiporter 6-like isoform X1 has translation MVEGGGGRRRRSSEVVILLLLLSLFLCFSVASPRSFSDSDLFEETVSVNSSSVVASLNGSSSLVKPKEGSFADIIDRALEKEFNESDQNEGADPGSFNNSVAGQQAVLETVARVKSTKKNETKEEKHFQLHDVFNLNNDNRAEDTPTLIDRKDNVFIISNSKSKYPVLQLDLRLISDLVVVIVSATCGGIAFACAGQPVITGYLLAGSIIGPGGLNLISEMVQVETVAQFGVVFLLFALGLEFSTAKLKVVRSVAVLGGLFQILLFMFLCGITVSLCGGKHSEGVFVGAFLSMSSTAVVLKFLMEKNSTNSLHGQVTIGILILQDCAVGLLFALLPVLEGNSGIVHGMLSMGKVVVVLLSFLAVLSILSRTCIPWLLKLMVSLSSQTNELYQLAAVAFCLLVAWCSDKLGLSLELGSFAAGVMISTTDLAEHTLEQIEPIRNLFAALFLASIGMLVNVHFLWTHVDILLASVILVIIIKTTIVTTVVKGFGYNNKTALLVGISLAQIGEFAFVLLSRASNLHLIEGKLYLLLLGTTALSLVTTPLVFKMIPAVVHLGILLKWFSPDSTIEKGEIVRSESSKQRMILMSRQSHSS, from the exons ATGgtggaaggaggaggaggaagaagaagaagatcctcTGAAGTCGTTATCCTCTTACTTTTACTCTCactcttcctctgcttctccgTCGCGTCTCCTCGATCTTTCTCTGATTCGGATCTGTTTGAAGAAACCGTTTCCGTCAACTCCTCTTCCGTCGTCGCATCTCTCAacggttcttcttctcttgttaaaCCCAAGGAAGGTAGCTTCGCCGACATCATCGATCGTGCTCTCGAGAAAGAGTTCAACGAAAGCGACCAGAATGAAG GGGCTGATCCTGGAAGCTTCAACAACAGTGTAGCTGGCCAGCAG GCTGTTCTGGAAACTGTAGCCAGAGTaaagtcaacaaagaaaaatgagaCGAAAGAGGAGAA GCATTTTCAACTCCATGACGTTTTCAACTTGAACAATGATAACAGAGCTGAGGACACTCCAACTCTGATTGATCGAAAA GACAATGTCTTCATCATATCTAATTCCAAGTCAAAGTATCCAGTGTTGCAGCTAGACTTGAG ACTGATATCAGACCTGGTGGTTGTTATTGTATCTGCAACTTGTGGTGGTATCGCCTTTGCTTGTGCTGGACAGCCG GTGATAACTGGATATTTGCTAGCAGGATCAATCATCGGGCCTGGAGGATTGAACCTTATCAGTGAAATGGTCCAG GTTGAAACAGTCGCCCAGTTTGGTGTGGTATTTCTGCTCTTTGCTTTGGGTCTAGAGTTCTCCACTGCTAAG CTTAAAGTTGTTCGATCAGTTGCTGTTCTGGGAGGcctttttcaaattcttttattCATGTTCTTGTGCGGAATCACAGTGTCG TTATGTGGTGGTAAACATTCGGAGGGGGTATTTGTAGGAGCATTTTTGTCAATGTCATCAACTGCTGTG GTGCTGAAGTTTCTCATggaaaaaaattcaactaattCTCTTCATGGCCAAGTTACAATTGGAATACTTATTCTTCAG GACTGTGCTGTGGGTTTGCTGTTTGCGTTGCTTCCAGTTCTTGAGGGAAATTCTGGCATTGTCCATGGAATGTTGTCGATGGGAAAAGT GGTGGTTGTGTTGCTTTCGTTTTTGGCTGTTTTGTCAATATTATCACGGACATGTATTCCTTGGTTGCTGAAGCTAATGGTCAGCTTGTCCTCACAG ACAAATGAACTCTATCAGTTAGCAGCTGTTGCGTTTTGTCTACTTGTAGCCTGG TGTAGTGATAAGCTGGGATTAAGTCTTGAATTGGGTTCTTTTGCCGCGGGGGTCATGATATCCACCACTGATCTCGCTGAACATACGTTGGAGCAA ATCGAACCCATCCGTAATCTGTTTGCTGCGCTTTTCCTAGCCAGCATTGGGATGTTAGTTAATGTCCATTTTCTGTGGACTCATGTGGATATACTGTTAGCCTCTGTAATATTAGTAATTATCATAAAGACAACAATAGTTACAACCGTTGTCAAGGGATTTGGATACAACAACAAGACGGCTCTCCTG GTTGGAATATCTCTGGCTCAGATAGGGGAGTTTGCCTTTGTGCTACTTAGCCGTGCCTCCAATCTTCACCTCATCGAA GGGAAACTCTATTTGCTTCTCCTCGGGACAACTGCTCTAAGCCTG GTTACAACACCGCTGGTTTTCAAAATGATTCCAGCAGTTGTGCATCTAGGGATATTGTTAAAGTGGTTTTCTCCAGACAGTACTATAGAG AAAGGAGAAATCGTAAGATCAGAAAGCAGTAAACAACGGATGATTCTAATGTCACGCCAATCCCATAGCTCTTGA
- the LOC104735193 gene encoding K(+) efflux antiporter 6-like isoform X2 — protein MVEGGGGRRRRSSEVVILLLLLSLFLCFSVASPRSFSDSDLFEETVSVNSSSVVASLNGSSSLVKPKEGSFADIIDRALEKEFNESDQNEGADPGSFNNSVAGQQAVLETVARVKSTKKNETKEEKHFQLHDVFNLNNDNRAEDTPTLIDRKDNVFIISNSKSKYPVLQLDLRLISDLVVVIVSATCGGIAFACAGQPVITGYLLAGSIIGPGGLNLISEMVQVETVAQFGVVFLLFALGLEFSTAKLCGGKHSEGVFVGAFLSMSSTAVVLKFLMEKNSTNSLHGQVTIGILILQDCAVGLLFALLPVLEGNSGIVHGMLSMGKVVVVLLSFLAVLSILSRTCIPWLLKLMVSLSSQTNELYQLAAVAFCLLVAWCSDKLGLSLELGSFAAGVMISTTDLAEHTLEQIEPIRNLFAALFLASIGMLVNVHFLWTHVDILLASVILVIIIKTTIVTTVVKGFGYNNKTALLVGISLAQIGEFAFVLLSRASNLHLIEGKLYLLLLGTTALSLVTTPLVFKMIPAVVHLGILLKWFSPDSTIEKGEIVRSESSKQRMILMSRQSHSS, from the exons ATGgtggaaggaggaggaggaagaagaagaagatcctcTGAAGTCGTTATCCTCTTACTTTTACTCTCactcttcctctgcttctccgTCGCGTCTCCTCGATCTTTCTCTGATTCGGATCTGTTTGAAGAAACCGTTTCCGTCAACTCCTCTTCCGTCGTCGCATCTCTCAacggttcttcttctcttgttaaaCCCAAGGAAGGTAGCTTCGCCGACATCATCGATCGTGCTCTCGAGAAAGAGTTCAACGAAAGCGACCAGAATGAAG GGGCTGATCCTGGAAGCTTCAACAACAGTGTAGCTGGCCAGCAG GCTGTTCTGGAAACTGTAGCCAGAGTaaagtcaacaaagaaaaatgagaCGAAAGAGGAGAA GCATTTTCAACTCCATGACGTTTTCAACTTGAACAATGATAACAGAGCTGAGGACACTCCAACTCTGATTGATCGAAAA GACAATGTCTTCATCATATCTAATTCCAAGTCAAAGTATCCAGTGTTGCAGCTAGACTTGAG ACTGATATCAGACCTGGTGGTTGTTATTGTATCTGCAACTTGTGGTGGTATCGCCTTTGCTTGTGCTGGACAGCCG GTGATAACTGGATATTTGCTAGCAGGATCAATCATCGGGCCTGGAGGATTGAACCTTATCAGTGAAATGGTCCAG GTTGAAACAGTCGCCCAGTTTGGTGTGGTATTTCTGCTCTTTGCTTTGGGTCTAGAGTTCTCCACTGCTAAG TTATGTGGTGGTAAACATTCGGAGGGGGTATTTGTAGGAGCATTTTTGTCAATGTCATCAACTGCTGTG GTGCTGAAGTTTCTCATggaaaaaaattcaactaattCTCTTCATGGCCAAGTTACAATTGGAATACTTATTCTTCAG GACTGTGCTGTGGGTTTGCTGTTTGCGTTGCTTCCAGTTCTTGAGGGAAATTCTGGCATTGTCCATGGAATGTTGTCGATGGGAAAAGT GGTGGTTGTGTTGCTTTCGTTTTTGGCTGTTTTGTCAATATTATCACGGACATGTATTCCTTGGTTGCTGAAGCTAATGGTCAGCTTGTCCTCACAG ACAAATGAACTCTATCAGTTAGCAGCTGTTGCGTTTTGTCTACTTGTAGCCTGG TGTAGTGATAAGCTGGGATTAAGTCTTGAATTGGGTTCTTTTGCCGCGGGGGTCATGATATCCACCACTGATCTCGCTGAACATACGTTGGAGCAA ATCGAACCCATCCGTAATCTGTTTGCTGCGCTTTTCCTAGCCAGCATTGGGATGTTAGTTAATGTCCATTTTCTGTGGACTCATGTGGATATACTGTTAGCCTCTGTAATATTAGTAATTATCATAAAGACAACAATAGTTACAACCGTTGTCAAGGGATTTGGATACAACAACAAGACGGCTCTCCTG GTTGGAATATCTCTGGCTCAGATAGGGGAGTTTGCCTTTGTGCTACTTAGCCGTGCCTCCAATCTTCACCTCATCGAA GGGAAACTCTATTTGCTTCTCCTCGGGACAACTGCTCTAAGCCTG GTTACAACACCGCTGGTTTTCAAAATGATTCCAGCAGTTGTGCATCTAGGGATATTGTTAAAGTGGTTTTCTCCAGACAGTACTATAGAG AAAGGAGAAATCGTAAGATCAGAAAGCAGTAAACAACGGATGATTCTAATGTCACGCCAATCCCATAGCTCTTGA